The genomic stretch AGTGATAGGTTGGGATTATGGAGCAGTCGGCATTGATCTCCCGAATGTCGCTCAGATATTTCGGGACCTGGTCTTCCGGAAGGAGATCAATCTTGTTGAAAAGAAGGAGGGCGGCGGCCTTGATCTGGTTATAAAACAAGGGACCGAAGTATTCCCGTCCCTCCCAGAGGTCGGCATCCAGGACCGTCACCACCTTGGGCGCCGAAAGCCGGGAGGATACATTGGAGGGGCGTAAAAAACGTAAAATGTCAAAAGGGTCGGCCACTCCGGTAGCCTCAATCAAGAGCCGTTCGGGATGAAACCCGTCGAGTATTTCTTCAATGGCCTTGAGCATATCTCCCTGGAGGGAACAACAGATACAGCCGTTGATCAATTCCACCATAGGTGTTTTTCCTTGGAGGAGTTCTCCGTCGATCCCCACCCGTCCGAATTCATTGACCAGGAGGGCCGTCTTGGACAGATCCCCGGGCCATTCAAGGATATGACGCAGCAGAGTGGTTTTTCCCGCCCCTAAAAAGCCGGCGATCAGGATCACTTCACAAAGAGGACGGACGCCGGGTTCCTCTCCGAGTTTTTCAGCCATGGAAGAAGCCATTTGGTGGTTACCCCCTTTTCAAAGGAGATTCTACCATAAATCTTGGTTACTGGATGCTGGATATTTTAATATAGAATCGTGATCTGCGAAAATCTGCTTCCCCATTTTATTAAACGGACCGATTAAGATTCCAACCAGTATCCAGTATCCAGCATCCGGTGATCCCTCATCTCATGACTCAAACCGGATGACGGCATCCCGCGGAAGGGCCATGCCCATGGCCACTTCCACGGCCTTTAGTATGGCTATGGGGACCGGGCAGGAAGGGTGACAGCCGACCGATTGAGCGGAAGTAAATACCAGATTTTGGCCGATCGGGGCAAAGAGTTCTCTTAGATTCATCTCCTTGACCTTCTCAGACAAGCTCTGGATCTGTTTACATTCCGATCCGGAAACCGTAATGATAACCTGCCGCTTTTCTTTCTCCCAGGCCTCGACGACGCAATGGAACCCGCAGATGCCCGAATCGACTGTCACCCGGATCACTTTCGTTTGGGATGCTGTTTGTTCTGCCACCAATATCCGGCCGCCCTCTCTTCCTATTTCTGATGAAGAATTTCCGGACGGACAACCCCTTCCAGATGGGGGAAGGCATCCTTCATGTGCGGAATCTGCATGGATTCCATGAACTGGATCTGAAAATCTTGTTCCACGGTCAGTTCGATGTATTCCACATTCCGGGAGACCCAATTGGCCTCCACCCTTTTTTCCCTGTTGAGCAGGGCCGCCCGGGCGCCGTCACCGGCGGCGTTACCCACCGACATGATCTTGTCGATGGCGCAGTCGGGGAACAAACCCATGATCAAGGCCTTGGTGCGGTCCACGTGGGTCCCGAAGGCACCGGCGATCTTGACCACATCCACTTTATCGATATTCATCCGGCGCATCATCAGTTTGCAGCCGGTATACAAGGCCCCTTTAGCCAATTGGATCTGGCGCACATCCTTCTGGGTGACCACCACGTCTTTTTCGATGCTGGTTTCATTGGCCCAGGCGATAATGAATTCCGGTTGCTTGGTGTCCACGTTCCTGCGGAAGCGGTTGGATTTCTGGTCTTTACTGAAAACCCCGCTCTTCATAATCACCCCGGAACAATAGAGTTCGGCCAACACATCCAGGATACCCGATCCGCAGATTCCCTTGGTCTTCATCTCTTCCGGCTTAGAAAAACTCCTCCAGGCGTCCCGGCCGATTACCTTGTAATCCACCTCATGGGTCTCCGGGTCGATCTTGATCCGTTCAATCGCCCCGGGGGCGGCCCGCATGCCGAAAGCCAACTGGGCCCCTTCCAGGGCCGGGCCGGTAGCGCAGGAGGAAGAGATCAGTTTTTCCTTATTGCCCAGGACCAATTCCCCGTTGGTCCCGATATCGATGAGCAGTTGAATCTCATCGCTCTTATACGGTTCTTCGGCGATCAAAACACCCACGTTATCGGCCCCCACAAAACCGGCTTCGTTGGGCAGGACATGGACGTAAGCGGAGTCATTTATTTTAATGTTCAGATCCCGGGCCTTGATATCCAAACTCCGGTGAATGACCGGCGGGAAGGGCGCCAGACCGACGAACTCCGGGTTCAATTTCAGGAGAATGTGGTGCATGGCCGTATTGCAGACAATGGTCATATCGACGATATCCTTGGGCTGTAGGCGGAGGTAGGTTTTTCCTTCTTCCGGCATCTCCTTCAAAATCTCGGTGACCTTATCTCCTTCTTTGAGCTTCTTTTTCTTCTTGGGAGGATAGGTGGCCCCACAAGCCTGGTCAACGAGCCAGTTGAGTCCCTCGA from Deltaproteobacteria bacterium encodes the following:
- a CDS encoding GTP-binding protein, giving the protein MASSMAEKLGEEPGVRPLCEVILIAGFLGAGKTTLLRHILEWPGDLSKTALLVNEFGRVGIDGELLQGKTPMVELINGCICCSLQGDMLKAIEEILDGFHPERLLIEATGVADPFDILRFLRPSNVSSRLSAPKVVTVLDADLWEGREYFGPLFYNQIKAAALLLFNKIDLLPEDQVPKYLSDIREINADCSIIPTYHCQVDPAVLWTPVIEHLQGSAIHLSPFHEHGSADELGYVAFAFEEQCPFMDECFRRFIEELPMKLYRVKGFVQLNGKRFFLNHVGGKTEWTELDQPGPTKLAFVGWKVDEEEVLNQLKFCLRNN
- a CDS encoding DUF4445 domain-containing protein, which translates into the protein MEKAKLIFQPSGRRGEVDKGMTIIEASRRVGVDIEALCGEKKVCGKCKVRIEEGFYEKYGIQSSRDHVSPWMEEEEKFVNAEQRGLGYRLGCCAKIEGDLLIFVPEESRAGKQVVSKAARDIPIDWNPAVKEYYVEVIKPSFEHPTGDFERIQDELNRQYGLSDLTIDYQTLIKLPARLREDSRWAMTVSVWMDKEIIRVLPGKPDGYNYGLAVDIGTTTVAAYLCNLKTMEVIETVSMMNPQCKYGEDVMSRITYHMMNEDGLERMSNDMIEGLNWLVDQACGATYPPKKKKKLKEGDKVTEILKEMPEEGKTYLRLQPKDIVDMTIVCNTAMHHILLKLNPEFVGLAPFPPVIHRSLDIKARDLNIKINDSAYVHVLPNEAGFVGADNVGVLIAEEPYKSDEIQLLIDIGTNGELVLGNKEKLISSSCATGPALEGAQLAFGMRAAPGAIERIKIDPETHEVDYKVIGRDAWRSFSKPEEMKTKGICGSGILDVLAELYCSGVIMKSGVFSKDQKSNRFRRNVDTKQPEFIIAWANETSIEKDVVVTQKDVRQIQLAKGALYTGCKLMMRRMNIDKVDVVKIAGAFGTHVDRTKALIMGLFPDCAIDKIMSVGNAAGDGARAALLNREKRVEANWVSRNVEYIELTVEQDFQIQFMESMQIPHMKDAFPHLEGVVRPEILHQK